The Pristiophorus japonicus isolate sPriJap1 chromosome 13, sPriJap1.hap1, whole genome shotgun sequence genome contains the following window.
AGATATTGGACCCTAGATCAACCATCGCTCCGATGAGTAAGAGCCAAAGAGGTATAAAAATGAAAGTGAGTTTAATTTGTGCGAACTGCTCTAGTCTGACGCACAGCGCCAGCTGAAAGCCGAGTTTCAGCAGCATGGCGCACAGGTACCAGATCTTCTTCCTGAGGTTGTTGCCGTTCCTGTCATATCCCGATTTACATCTCCCTATAATCTTTACGATCAACATGACTAAAAGGATGGCATCAAAAATCCAGAGCGGGATGAAGATGAGGAACCAGTTCCAAGGAGCTTTATCGTCCAATTTCAGCACCACTACAATTAAGAAGAGCAATGTGAAGAGCCAGGTCATTAAAACCCTCTGCGCTAATGACATTCTCATCTAAAATAGATGGAGGGTCGACCGCTGCTCGCCTCTCGGATGTCTGCTCAGAATGTTTCGACAAACTTGCAACGGTAATACTGTTATAAAATAAGTTTCATTTTATATCTTGCAGAAGCAGTCTCTGCGCCTGTGCTGTTCGCTCGTTGAATTCACGTCTGCGCGTCGTTTTCTCCATTTTATTCTTGATGCTGGCATTTTACTTTG
Protein-coding sequences here:
- the LOC139278509 gene encoding transmembrane protein 60-like yields the protein MRMSLAQRVLMTWLFTLLFLIVVVLKLDDKAPWNWFLIFIPLWIFDAILLVMLIVKIIGRCKSGYDRNGNNLRKKIWYLCAMLLKLGFQLALCVRLEQFAQIKLTFIFIPLWLLLIGAMVDLGSNIYSMRQD